In the Telopea speciosissima isolate NSW1024214 ecotype Mountain lineage chromosome 2, Tspe_v1, whole genome shotgun sequence genome, one interval contains:
- the LOC122652302 gene encoding protein TERMINAL FLOWER 1-like: MARTLEPLIVGRVIGDVLDSYSPTVNMAVTYNNKQVCNGHELFPSTVTSRPRVEVHGGDMRSFFTLVMTDPDVPGPSDPYLREHLHWIVTDIPGTTDATFGREVVSYEIPRPNIGIHRFVFVLFKQRRRNTVSPPTSRDHFNTRSFAAENELGLPVAAVFFNAQRETAARRR, translated from the exons ATGGCAAGAACATTAGAGCCTCTTATTGTTGGAAGAGTGATTGGAGATGTCCTTGACTCCTACTCTCCAACAGTGAATATGGCAGTAACTTACAACAACAAGCAAGTCTGCAATGGCCATGAGCTCTTCCCCTCCACGGTTACATCTAGGCCGAGGGTTGAGGTTCATGGAGGAGACATGAGATCTTTCTTCACACTG GTGATGACAGACCCAGATGTTCCTGGCCCTAGTGATCCATATTTGAGGGAACACCTGCACTG GATTGTTACCGACATTCCAGGCACCACAGATGCTACATTTG GAAGGGAGGTTGTGAGCTATGAGATCCCAAGGCCTAATATAGGGATCCACAGGTTTGTGTTTGTGCTCTTCAAGCAGAGGCGCAGGAATACAGTAAGCCCACCAACTTCAAGGGATCACTTCAACACCCGAAGCTTTGCTGCGGAGAATGAACTCGGACTTCCTGTAGCTGCGGTCTTCTTTAATGCGCAGAGGGAAACAGCAGCAAGAAGACGTTGA